Within the Mycetohabitans rhizoxinica HKI 454 genome, the region CGGCGTGTGCATCTCGGCTGGTGCGCTATACAGCCACAATGCGGGCAAAGTGAACGGTGCAAACTGGCAGGGCGAATTCAGTGCGGCATACCGAATCAACGACGACTGGATTGCCGGCTTGGGCTACCAGGCGCCGAGCTATCGCTTTGACGTAAGCAACGACACAATGCGTAACCGTGCCAGCTTGTTCGGGTTATTCGCCGAGTACGGAACCCGTACTCGCCCGGGCGTGTTTGCCCGCGTCGCGTTGGGTTACCAGCAAGGCGACTTATCCATCGACCGGTCTTACCTGACTGCCTCCGGCGTGGATCGGTCCAAAGGCGACACAACGGTTGCACAGCGCGCAGTATCGACGCAGGGTGGCTACGTGTTCGCCGTACGGAACGCCAGCATCATGCCTTACCTGGGCATTGACTATTTGCGCACAAAGCTCGGTGACTACACTGAGACGTCCGGCCAGTTCCCAGTTCGTTTCAGTGCTCGTACCGACGGGAACGTATACGGCACAGTGGGTCTGAGCAGCCACTTGCGCTTCACAGATCAAACGGTCATTTCGGCGGGCGTCAAGCATGTCCAACGATTGAGCAGGAGCAATGATCCGGTGTCGGCCAGCGTGTCAGCATTCGATCCGTTCGTGGTCGGCGCGGAGTCGACACGCCAATGGAGCGAGATTAGTGTCGGTGGCCGATTCGCGACGCCGGTGAAAGCGTCAAGCTTGGATATCGGATACCGCCGTCGCTTCGCAAGTGGTGCGGCCGTCGCGCAGGACATGGGGTCGGTGTTCTTCACGATGGGCTTCTGATCTTCACTGCGCGGACTGCTGTGGACGGCGCGTGGCGTGGGCGCGCATGAATGCACAGCGTACCTCGAAGCGCACGGCATCGACTACTTTGCCGTGCGCGTCCACCTGCTCCAGCAGATGACGGCCCGGCCGTGGTGGTCAGTCGATGCGCCTTACGGAACCGAATAGCTTGTTGTTCAGCCGTCAGAACACCGCTCCGATGGGCCGGGTGCGCATCCGAAGCCAGTGCGCGGCCGGGATATCAGGCTCCTGCACAACGATCGTATTTTCGGTAAGGTCATTTCCGAGCCGGTTTTCGGGTCGTCAATGCACGTCGAGAAGAGCAGTGAGGGAAAGTTGTCGTCGCCACAGCGCTTGCGCAGCTCCAAAGGCTTGTCAATCTTCAGTATCCCTTGACAATCGTTGCGGCCCGACGCTAGTTCGACCCTATTGTAGTCGCTGACCCGCGCGTGGGCGTTCGCGACTGGCTGGACATTTGATCCTGCTACATGGACGCGATGCACAACGGGCGTGGTTCCACCATCTGCCCGGCAACGAGCCACTCTTGGCGAAGGTTTACTTGCGGTTTGTCACGACCGTGTGATTTTATACGAGACGCGCAATGACGGTGACTCGCCCATAGGTGCCTCAACAGGCAGTCGGGAGGGCACAGTCGCGCGAATCCGGCGTGCCAGCCCGCCGGGCCGGGGTCACGTCGCGGCCTGCCTGGGGCTGTGCCGCGTGGTGGCGCGAGTGCGGCACAGGCGTGGCTCAGGCGTGCGGCGGCTGGCCGGATATCGGCTGGTGCCGGAGAGCACCGCCCGACCGGTGGAGCACCATGCGCTCGTAGAGCCGGGACACGGTTGTGCTGCCCGTCTTGACGAACAAAAACGGAAACAAGCCATGCACGAGCGCAGCGAACGCGGCCAACAGCATCGGGCCGCCAAATGAGAACGACGCTCTCATGTGTTGCAAATAGCTTTCGCCGACAGAAGCCGGGTGCCGTGTAAACGCGCCGAACAGGATTTTCATGGGCAGCGCTCGAGTCGATAGGTTTGATTCAACGAGCCGACGTGTCTCAAGCCGGCGGCCGTGTGCATGACAAAGACAATCATATAATCGAGGGCGTGAAAAAGGATTGCAAATTTGTTCGCGGTGATAGATGGAACTAGAAAAATTTTCTAACATTAACCCGTCCATGGACAAGATAGATGCCAAAATATTGTCGTTGCTGCAGCACGACGCATCCCTCGGATTGAACGACATTGCCAAGGCGGTGAACCTGTCGCCGACGCCGTGCTGGCGCCGCATACAGAAACTGCGCGAGGACGGCGTGATTCAGCGGCAAGTTGTGTTGTGCGATCCGACCAAACTTAATCTCGGATTGACCGCATTCGTGACAATCCGCGCGAGCCAGCACAACGACGGATGGACGAGCCGTTTCCTGAAGGGGGTGACGGCAATCCCGGAAATCGTGGAAATTTACCGGATGACCGGCGACGTCGATTACTTGCTGAAAGTGGTGGTGCCTGACATCGCCGGCTATGACAACGTATACAAGCGGCTGATCAAGGCCGCCGAGCTGCTCGATGTGAGCGCGAGTTTCGCGATGGAGGTGGTCAAACATACGACCGCTTTCCCGCTGGATCATGTCACTGACCGCCGCGCACGGGCCACGTCTCGACGATGATGAGCAGCTGCGCTGGGCGTGCGCCGGCATGGTGCTTACGATGTACGCGGGCTTTGCCTTCCTTGAGTTGGGCACGGTACGCAAGAAGAATTAGGTCAATGCGCTGGTCAAGTTCTTTTTTCTGCTGATATTTGCGGCGGCTATCCCGGCAATCATCTCGGGCGGTATCGTCGTATATGGCCTGATCCGCCTGTGTGTTGGCCTGTGCCTGGACGCGCAGAACGAGTTCACCGGCGCGGATCTGTCGACCCATCGGAACTCGACGCCGGAGCACGAGACCAGCTGATAGCGTGGGCCGTAGGGCATGCGTTGTCGGCGCGTTGGCGTTAATCTGGGCTTGGGACCGGGGCTGGACGTGGACGTCGGCATAAGCGCAAAACAAGGCGCGGAACGTAGGTGTAGAGTGTCAAACATGGCACTGGACGGGCATGCCATGCGGCGGCCTAGATGACGGAACAGGTGGAACTCGGCTACGCTTGCGTTCTACATGCCTACGACCCGGAGTGAAAGCCGCGATGTCCTATGACCCAAATAACCCTTTTGCACGCATCCTGCGCGGCGAGTTGCCGTGTGTCAAAGTCGCGGAGACCGGCGACGTACTGGCTTTCATGGACCTGATGCCACAGGCCAACGGCCACGTATTGGTGGTGCCGAAGGAAGCGGCGGCGAAGATTTTCGACTTGTCGGATGCGGCGGGGGCAGCGTGCGATGTTTGAACTTTCGACCTTGGGCACCTTCGTCGTGGTCGTGCTCGGCCTGTTCCTGATACCGGGGCCGGCCGTGTTGCTGGTGCTCACGCGCACGGTGCAGGGCGGGCGCAAGACCGGCGTGCTGACCGGGCTGGGTTTGGCGGCCGGCGATTTCATTCATACGGTGTTTGCCGCCGTGGGCCTATCGGCATTGTTGATGACGTCGGCGCTGGCGTTCAACATCGTCAAGCTGGTCGGCGCCGCCTACCTGCTGTACCTAGGCGTGCGCGCGCTGCGCAAAAAAACCGCTGACGGACATGCACCGGCGCCTGCAGCGGGTGAGATTTCGCCGCTGAAGGCGTTCCTTCAGGCCGTGCCGGCCGAAGTGCTGAATCCGAAGACTGCGCTGTTCTTTCTTGCCTTCCTGCCACAGTTTGTGCAGCCGGAGCGCGGCGCGACGTTTGTCCAGTTCACTGTGCTGGGACTGATTTTCGTCGCGATGAGCATGGTGTACACGACGTTGCTCGTCGTCGCGATGCGGCCATTGGCGCGCCTTGTCGCAAAGCTGCATTGGCTGCGTCGCTGGCAACAGAAGATCATCGGCGTGATCTTCATCTCGCTGGGACTGAAGGTCGCGATGCAGTAGCGATAGGGCAACGGGCCGCGCACCAATGCGATAATGTCGTCTTGCCGCTAGTTCCCTGGAGACGATTTTGACTCGCATCGATAATCCGTCGCACGATCAGGAGATGAGCGTGGCCGACACCACGCAGGACACGACCCGCATCGATGACGTGCGCATTGGCGCCGTGCGGCCGTTGATCCCGCCGGCGTTGTTGCTGGACGAGTTGCCGGCGCCGGCATCGGTGCAGCAACTCGTCGAGCACAGCCGCCTGCGCATTGCCGATGTGCTCAATGGCCGGGACGACCGGTTGATTCTGGTGGTCGGCCCATGCTCGATCCACGACCGCGATCAAGCACTCGACTATGCGCGCCGGCTCAAAGGCGCCGCTGACCGGCTGCACAAGGATTTGTTAATCGTGATGCGGGTGTACTTCGAAAAGCCGCGTACCACGGTTGGCTGGAAGGGCTATATCAACGATCCGCGGCTGGACGGCAGCTTTCGGATCAATGAGGGGCTGCGCCGCGCGCGCGAGTTACTGTTGCAAATCAACGGTCTTGGGCTTCCGACCGCCACTGAATTCCTGGACTTGCTCAGCCCGCAGTACATCGCGGACCTGGTGGCGTGGGGCGCAATCGGGGCGCGCACTACCGAGAGCCAGAGTCACCGCCAACTGGCGTCAGGCTTAAGCTGCCCGATTGGATTCAAGAACGGTACCGACGGCGGCGTGCAGGTCGCCGCGGACGCGATCGTGGCCGCCCGCGCCAGCCACGCATTTATGGGCATGACGAAGATGGGCATGGCGGCTATCTTCGAGACGCGCGGCAACGGTGACGCGCATGTGATCCTGCGCGGCGGCAAGAATGGGCCGAATTACGATGCCGCCGCCATCGAGGAGAGCTGCGCGGTGCTCAGGGCGGCGGGGCTGCGTGAGCATGTGATGGTCGATTGCTCACATGCGAATTCCGGCAAGTCACATCTGCGCCAGGCCGACGTCGCGCGGGACTTGGCCGCACAGCTGTCGCGCGGCGAGCGTCGCCTCAGCGGTGTGATGATCGAGAGCCATCTCGACGAAGGGCGCCAGGACTTGAAGCCCGGCGTGCCGCTGCGATGGGGCGTGTCAATCACCGACGCGTGCCTGGGCTGGGCGCAGACCGAGCCGGTGCTGGAGATGCTGGCTGGCGCGGTGCGGGCCCGCCGCGCAGCCGCGGCGTAGCGGTAGTTACTGAGTCGTCGATGCGTTCGTTGCTTACGATGGCTGGGCGGCTAAGCCGCGAGCGCGGTCCGGGCCGGGATGAAGTCCGCGGCTCGATTCGCCGGCGGATCGCGCCGCTCGGCGTCGTACGCGTCGAGCAATCTCATATCGCGTGTGATCCGTTCCGGTATGTGCGTGACCCGTTCAAGTATCAATGCGCGCAGCAGTGGCAGCCAGGTCGGTGTGCACGCATCGACGAAACGGCGTGACAGCGCATAGAGGTTCGTATGCAGCAGCGTATACGCGGGCAGAACGCGCGTCAGCGTGCCGTTGCGTAGGCTGCGGGACGTAATGCGACGAAGGAGTGCGTCGGTTCTGCCGCACGTCGCACGCCGCACGCCGTATGTCGCATGTCGCATGTCGCATGTCGCCGCGGGCTGTCGCACAGACCAATCGCCGCCTAGATCGAGCGTGGCCGCAGCAGATCCCCGTCAATCAGGGCCTCGTCAGATTGTTGGAGCAGAAACGCTATGTATGAAGAACGCATTCGATGCGCGAGCCTGCGCAACCGCCTCATTTCCGCACGCGACGCGGCGGCCCTGATTCACGATGGAATGCGCGTGGGCACCAGCGGCTTCACGCGAGCCGGCGATCCCAAGGCGGTGTTGCTCGCGCTGGCCGAGCGCGCCCGCACCGAGCCGACGAGGCCTCGCATTACGTTGATGACGGGCGCCTCGCTTGGTCACGACAACGACAAGGCACTGAGCGAGGCCGGCATGTTGGCGCGCCGCCTGCCGTTCCAGGCCGACCCGACGTTGCGGCGCGAGATTAATTCAGGACGCACATTGTTTGTTGACCAGCATCTGTCCGAGACGGTCGAGATGCTGCGGGCCGATTTGCTCGGCCAGTTGGACGTGGCCATTATTGAGGCCACCGGCATTACCGAGTCCGGGGGCATCGTACCCAGCACGTCTGTTGGCAATTCCGCTAGCTTTGCCATCCTGGCCAAACGGGTGATCATCGAGTTGAACTTAGCCCAGCCGCTGGAGCTAGAAGGCTTGCATGACATCTGGATTCCGGCTCGCCGGCCCGACCGCGCTCCAGTGCCAATCGCCGGCCCGCGTGACCGGATCGGCACGACCACGATCGATATCCCATTGGACAAGATCGCGGGCATTGTCATCACGAACGACGAGGACAGCTCCTCGGCCGTGCTGCCGGCGGACAGCGACACCACGCGTATCGCGCAACACCTAATCGAGTTCCTGCAGCATGAAGTCTCTCTCGCACGCCTGCCGGTGCGACTGCCGCCGCTTCAGGCGGGTATCGGCACGATTGCCAACGCGGTGCTGGGCGGATTGTGTGCTTCGCCATTCGAAGCGATGACAATGTACTCGGAAGTGCTGCAGGACTCCACGTTCGATTTGATAGATGCTGGCAAGCTGGCGTTCGCGTCCGGCTCCTCAATCACGCTGTCGGCAGCGCGGCAGCGCCAGGTGTTGCGTGAGCTTGCGCGTTATCGCGATCGCCTGGTGCTACGTCCGCAAGAAATCAGTAATCATCCAGAGATCGTGCGCCGGCTGGGTGTGATCGCGGTCAATACCGCGCTTGAAGTGGACTTGTACGGGAACGTGAACTCCACACATATTGGCGGTACCCACATGATGAACGGCATCGGCGGCTCAGGCGATTTCGCGCGTAACGCAGGCTGCGCGATATTCGCGACCAAGTCGGTGGCTAAGGACGGCCGGATCTCGAGCATCGTGCCGATGGTGCCGCATTGCGATCACAACGAACATGACGTGGACATCGTGGTTACCGAGCAGGGCTTGGCCGACCTGCGTGGGCTGGCGCCGCGCGAGCGGGCCGGCCTGATCATCGAGCGATGTGCGCATCCGCAGTACCGCGATCTGCTGCGCGATTACTATCGCGATGCGCTCAAGGGTCAAGGGCACACGCCGCACGACCTGGCGCAGGCGTTCTCGTTCCACCTGCGGCTGGCGCGAACGGGGACCATGCTGCCGTAAGCTGCCGTCGCCAGCAACGGACAAAGCGTCGATCCGTCCCGTATCGAGGTGAGCCGCGACGAGTATGAACAGTACCTTGCGCGGGTCTACAAGGCAGCGGACTTCAAAAAGGGGCGCAACTTCATTGGCTTGGCCAAATCGTTGCCTGCCGAGCAGATGCGTGAGTTGCTGGGATCAACGATAAGGGGGCCACGACCCGTGTCGATTTCAGCCTTCACTGAACCGACGCGCGTGGCCGGAACAAGACGCACGACACTGAGTGAGGTGAGATGAAGGCAGCACGATGGATCGGGGGGCTACTGCTGTTATCTAGCTGCGGATCGTCACAGCCGCTGTTTACCAGCGATGGCCGACCGACGCAATTAATTCAATGCTCGTCTGCTGAAGGGTGGTCGTCCTGCGATGCCCGTGCGCAGGTCCAGTGCGGCGACGCTGGCTACGACACGCTGCAGCGCAACCGCTCGGACGGCATGCTATCGACGCTGATCGCGTGCAAGCGCCCGGCGGCGGCCTATTGACGGTCGGGGTGACACGTCGCAGCGTTCCACTTGTCACATCCGCTTACGAAACCGCACATCATCGCTACACCTGGCACGCGCATTGCGTTGCATCATGATCTTTACATGGTGTTTCAACGGAGACCAAGATGCAATTCGTTATTTTCAACTTGCCGGCCGACTTGAGCGAGGAAGCGCTGCGCGACCGGCTTGCCCCGATCGGTGCGCGGCTTGTCGAGATCATTCGTGACAATGTCGAACGTGCCCGCGCCATCATCGAAGTCGCCCATATGGCGATGGCCTCGCACGCGCTGGCGCTGAACTTCGACTGAGGCTGGTAGCGGCTGAGCCGACCTGCTCGAAAGTTTAGCCCGGTCTCGTTGCATCTTTAACGGGGCTCATCCGACAGCTCAACCCATTTCGCCGAACATGCCGATCAGCGAGAGCATCGCCAGCACGGCGACGAAGATGAATTTTACCCGTTGCTCCATTTCGTTTTGCCTTTCCATTTGAAAAAATGGCACTGTCTCACGTCAAAAAAACTCACGTGTCTTTTGCGGTGCCGGCCGGCTGGCGCCACGTTCCCCAGCCGAGCACAGCCAGCGCGCACAGAATCAGCGCGATGGCCACCAGCGTCTGCGGGGCAATCTGCTCGCTGCCCAGCGCCGCGCCGACCAGTAGCGCAATCGGTGGATTGGCGTAGACGTAGCTTGTCGCCAGCACCGGCGCGGCGCGACTGGCTAAGTACATATAGGCGGAGAATGCCAGTAGCGAGCCCATCGTTACTAAGTATAGCCACGCCGCGAGTGGCGCGCCGCCCGGCACGGCCGCAAGCGACTCGCCGCTGAGCGCTGATGCTATTGCCAGCATCACACTGCCGGCGAGCATTTCGATCGTCACGGCCAGCGCCGGCGGCGGCAAGTCCAACGAGCGCGACAACTGAGTGCCCAGCGACCAGCAACTGATCGCCAACAGCAGTGCGCCGGCACCCATGCTGCTGGCGCGGAACTCGGCGCCCGACGTCAGCACCAGCACGCCCCCCACGCCGATGGCGATCGCGGCCAATTCGTGGCCGCGCGGGCGAATGCCGAATAGCCGCTGCCAGACGATCGCGACGATCGGCATGGCGGCGATCATCACGGTGGTCGCGCCCGATGAAATGGTCTGCTCGGCTACCGCAATGCCGCCCATGCCCCCTAGCAGCATCAGCGCGCCGAGCATCGAGCCGTTGCGCACCTGCCGCCAACTCGCCCGCGCGCGGCCCCGCACGAGCACGAAGATGCCGAGGCACAAGCCCGCGACGGCGAAGCGCGACGCCATCAGCATGAACGGCGGCATTGCTCGTAAGGCGACTGAGATCGCGAAGTATGTGGTGCCCCAGACGACATAGGTGATCAGCAGGCACAGCAACAGCAAAGGCGTCAGGCGGGTGGTCCGGCTCATGATCGGCAACGTGTCGGAAACCTGCAATTGTCCGTCCGATTACGCTGCATATCCATAGTGTTTTAATCGTCTTTGAACAGGTGTGGCAATAGCCGATAGGAATTTGGCGCGAAGAATCAAATGCGCGGACGTGTGAATGGGCGACGCATTGGACGAATTGTTGTCAATCCTATGAATGTTCCGGTGGTTGGATGGAAGTCGCATCGCCATCGCAGGGCGAACTGGTAGCTGAGCACCTCGGCTTCGGCCTATTCGTCGTCGATCGGCAGATAAATGCGCGGATGTGGAACCGATTGGTGCGTGACCACAGCGGCAAGACGATGGCTAAGATGCTAGGCAAGGCGCTGTTCGAATCGTTTCCGGACCTACCGCGTAATTGGCTCATGCGCAGCACGCACAGGACGTCGCGATCCGCGTTAGCGCTCGCGTAGACGTGGCTGCAGCCCGTCTCGGCATGCGCAGCCACAAAGTGTCGCTCAACGAGGCCGATGCCGCATTGCATGCCGCAAAGCGGTCGGGCTAAGACCGCACAGTGATGTTCGGGCAAGAGGCAAGCGCTTGATCCGGCACCGCGCTCAGTGCTGCTCGAAGCGATCGTACCGGCGCTCCGAGTAGTCCTCGTTTGCGATGAACTCGGACACCT harbors:
- a CDS encoding DUF6356 family protein, yielding MKILFGAFTRHPASVGESYLQHMRASFSFGGPMLLAAFAALVHGLFPFLFVKTGSTTVSRLYERMVLHRSGGALRHQPISGQPPHA
- a CDS encoding Lrp/AsnC family transcriptional regulator is translated as MDKIDAKILSLLQHDASLGLNDIAKAVNLSPTPCWRRIQKLREDGVIQRQVVLCDPTKLNLGLTAFVTIRASQHNDGWTSRFLKGVTAIPEIVEIYRMTGDVDYLLKVVVPDIAGYDNVYKRLIKAAELLDVSASFAMEVVKHTTAFPLDHVTDRRARATSRR
- a CDS encoding LysE family translocator, which produces MFELSTLGTFVVVVLGLFLIPGPAVLLVLTRTVQGGRKTGVLTGLGLAAGDFIHTVFAAVGLSALLMTSALAFNIVKLVGAAYLLYLGVRALRKKTADGHAPAPAAGEISPLKAFLQAVPAEVLNPKTALFFLAFLPQFVQPERGATFVQFTVLGLIFVAMSMVYTTLLVVAMRPLARLVAKLHWLRRWQQKIIGVIFISLGLKVAMQ
- a CDS encoding 3-deoxy-7-phosphoheptulonate synthase; translation: MTRIDNPSHDQEMSVADTTQDTTRIDDVRIGAVRPLIPPALLLDELPAPASVQQLVEHSRLRIADVLNGRDDRLILVVGPCSIHDRDQALDYARRLKGAADRLHKDLLIVMRVYFEKPRTTVGWKGYINDPRLDGSFRINEGLRRARELLLQINGLGLPTATEFLDLLSPQYIADLVAWGAIGARTTESQSHRQLASGLSCPIGFKNGTDGGVQVAADAIVAARASHAFMGMTKMGMAAIFETRGNGDAHVILRGGKNGPNYDAAAIEESCAVLRAAGLREHVMVDCSHANSGKSHLRQADVARDLAAQLSRGERRLSGVMIESHLDEGRQDLKPGVPLRWGVSITDACLGWAQTEPVLEMLAGAVRARRAAAA
- a CDS encoding succinate CoA transferase — translated: MYEERIRCASLRNRLISARDAAALIHDGMRVGTSGFTRAGDPKAVLLALAERARTEPTRPRITLMTGASLGHDNDKALSEAGMLARRLPFQADPTLRREINSGRTLFVDQHLSETVEMLRADLLGQLDVAIIEATGITESGGIVPSTSVGNSASFAILAKRVIIELNLAQPLELEGLHDIWIPARRPDRAPVPIAGPRDRIGTTTIDIPLDKIAGIVITNDEDSSSAVLPADSDTTRIAQHLIEFLQHEVSLARLPVRLPPLQAGIGTIANAVLGGLCASPFEAMTMYSEVLQDSTFDLIDAGKLAFASGSSITLSAARQRQVLRELARYRDRLVLRPQEISNHPEIVRRLGVIAVNTALEVDLYGNVNSTHIGGTHMMNGIGGSGDFARNAGCAIFATKSVAKDGRISSIVPMVPHCDHNEHDVDIVVTEQGLADLRGLAPRERAGLIIERCAHPQYRDLLRDYYRDALKGQGHTPHDLAQAFSFHLRLARTGTMLP
- a CDS encoding EamA family transporter, with protein sequence MSRTTRLTPLLLLCLLITYVVWGTTYFAISVALRAMPPFMLMASRFAVAGLCLGIFVLVRGRARASWRQVRNGSMLGALMLLGGMGGIAVAEQTISSGATTVMIAAMPIVAIVWQRLFGIRPRGHELAAIAIGVGGVLVLTSGAEFRASSMGAGALLLAISCWSLGTQLSRSLDLPPPALAVTIEMLAGSVMLAIASALSGESLAAVPGGAPLAAWLYLVTMGSLLAFSAYMYLASRAAPVLATSYVYANPPIALLVGAALGSEQIAPQTLVAIALILCALAVLGWGTWRQPAGTAKDT